One Candidatus Methylomirabilota bacterium genomic region harbors:
- a CDS encoding HEPN domain-containing protein, with protein MKQPKAEAQRWLAQARSDLAYAELGAREGYHAQACFMCQQAAEKALKGLRDRFPLLSGLREAAQQLDQYYVPTRYPNGLPGGVPAGQAVGLARRFLEAAEGLTA; from the coding sequence TCGCCCAGGCGCGAAGCGACCTGGCCTACGCCGAGCTGGGCGCTCGGGAAGGGTACCACGCCCAGGCGTGTTTCATGTGCCAGCAGGCAGCCGAAAAGGCGCTCAAGGGGCTGCGCGACCGTTTCCCGTTACTCAGCGGCCTGCGCGAGGCTGCTCAGCAGCTCGACCAGTACTACGTCCCGACCCGCTATCCGAACGGCCTTCCCGGAGGCGTCCCGGCGGGGCAGGCCGTCGGGCTCGCTCGGCGATTCCTCGAGGCTGCCGAAGGCCTGACTGCGTGA